In Streptomyces sp. NBC_00878, a single window of DNA contains:
- a CDS encoding DUF2254 domain-containing protein — MGDWKTTDGLPRGRRPRALSPLREHLRDTFWFAPTAALVLVLVVWMAASAADDAILTALRDAGDEEAVSDLLGIAEDAKTVVTTISAAMMTFIGVVFSISLVAVQMAAGQFSPRVVRIFVRSRITKATFAVFLATFVQSLLVLTSYDSQRDPALVSSIPLIQSVLTLILVGLSVILFVMYVNSTLRLMRIAHVVDLITTEALRVVTRMPLDISAKEPVGPGPSPSPDLGPETARFAHHGRGGVLRDIDIARLVRMARQHGVVLRLVPRIGDFVVPGTPVFAVHGGPAPKGLRSLGFQVSVGAERTFHQDLGFGLRQLSDIALRALSPAVNDPTTAVQAVDRIVQFLSSVARRPLGAVLHRDRQGTVRLVQPVPDWTELVDLGFTEIRVYSVASPQVTRRLLAGLDDLLAAVAEERRAPLVRHRTLLTQAVERAVPEPADRAFALHPDRQGIG; from the coding sequence ATGGGTGACTGGAAGACTACGGACGGGCTGCCACGGGGGCGGCGGCCCCGCGCTTTGTCGCCGCTGCGCGAACATCTGCGGGACACGTTCTGGTTCGCTCCGACCGCCGCCCTGGTTCTGGTCCTGGTGGTGTGGATGGCGGCGTCGGCGGCGGACGACGCGATCCTGACCGCGCTGCGCGACGCGGGCGACGAGGAAGCCGTCAGTGATCTGCTGGGGATCGCCGAGGACGCGAAGACCGTGGTCACCACGATCAGCGCGGCCATGATGACCTTCATCGGTGTCGTCTTCAGCATCTCGCTGGTCGCCGTACAGATGGCCGCCGGACAGTTCAGCCCCCGCGTCGTACGGATCTTCGTGCGGAGCCGGATCACGAAGGCCACCTTCGCGGTGTTCCTGGCGACCTTCGTCCAGTCCCTCCTGGTCCTCACCTCGTACGACAGTCAGCGCGATCCCGCGCTGGTGTCCTCGATCCCGCTCATCCAGTCCGTCCTCACACTGATCCTGGTGGGACTGAGCGTGATCCTGTTCGTGATGTACGTGAACTCGACACTGCGGTTGATGCGGATCGCGCACGTCGTCGACCTGATCACCACAGAGGCGCTGCGGGTCGTCACGCGCATGCCCCTCGACATCTCCGCGAAGGAGCCCGTCGGCCCCGGTCCCAGTCCCAGCCCCGATCTCGGTCCCGAGACCGCCCGCTTCGCCCATCACGGCCGCGGGGGCGTGCTGCGGGACATCGACATCGCACGGCTCGTCCGTATGGCGCGGCAACACGGCGTCGTACTGCGGCTCGTCCCGCGGATCGGGGACTTCGTCGTGCCGGGCACGCCAGTGTTCGCCGTACACGGCGGGCCCGCCCCGAAAGGGCTGCGCTCACTCGGCTTCCAGGTGTCCGTGGGGGCCGAGCGGACGTTCCATCAGGATCTGGGATTCGGGCTGCGGCAGTTGTCGGACATCGCGTTGCGCGCCCTGTCGCCTGCCGTCAACGACCCCACCACCGCAGTGCAGGCCGTGGACCGGATCGTGCAGTTCCTGTCCTCTGTGGCGCGACGGCCGCTCGGGGCCGTGTTGCACAGGGACCGGCAGGGCACCGTACGCCTGGTGCAGCCCGTGCCGGACTGGACCGAGCTGGTCGACCTCGGGTTCACCGAGATCCGGGTGTACTCGGTGGCCAGTCCTCAGGTCACCCGACGTCTGCTGGCAGGGCTCGACGATCTCCTCGCTGCCGTTGCCGAGGAGCGTCGGGCGCCGCTGGTCCGGCATCGCACCCTGCTGACCCAGGCCGTGGAACGGGCCGTGCCGGAGCCCGCGGACCGCGCCTTCGCCCTCCACCCGGACCGGCAGGGCATCGGGTAG
- a CDS encoding TIGR02679 family protein, producing MAVTPVPEHDGPIDHDRLRRLLGDPELGWLVERIRRRMGREKPLTGPVSLSTPTEAQRAAAERLLGRPPRAGRSLTVRLEAVDAVLRRSAISPAGLTAAVTELTGTVTPLSETRRQETRAWDAAYAPLDILSRQQPELAHWAAQLRGDGLVRRLARTPDAARTLLAETAQALRALPAHPPTPLPVFATRTLGRAHALDDGTPHATLVLSGIRALTGCPDGTGAEFRRAAWASAGVLKDALSSTVLTLNLRGTPALDHLAEEGEPAVVTLRQLTLRPPRTAPATVYICENPAVLATAADTYGSACPPLVCLQGQPSAAALTLLGRLHDNGSSLHYHGDFDWGGLRIATTLLGRVPWQPWRYTTVHYRTAAANTPATAPLDGTPTTAPWDPDLAPALTELGVRVEEETVLADLLADLAP from the coding sequence GTGGCAGTGACCCCCGTGCCGGAGCACGACGGCCCCATCGACCACGACCGGCTTCGGCGTCTGCTCGGCGACCCCGAACTCGGCTGGCTCGTCGAGAGGATCCGCCGCCGTATGGGACGCGAGAAGCCCCTCACCGGCCCCGTCTCCCTGTCCACCCCCACCGAGGCACAACGGGCCGCGGCCGAACGCCTCCTGGGCCGTCCCCCGCGCGCCGGACGCTCGCTGACCGTCCGGCTGGAAGCGGTGGACGCCGTGCTGCGGCGCTCCGCGATCAGCCCCGCAGGCCTGACCGCCGCCGTCACCGAGCTCACCGGCACCGTCACCCCGCTCAGCGAGACACGACGGCAGGAGACCCGTGCCTGGGACGCCGCCTACGCGCCACTCGACATCCTGAGCCGACAGCAGCCCGAACTGGCCCACTGGGCGGCACAGTTGCGGGGGGACGGTCTTGTACGCCGCCTCGCCCGCACCCCGGACGCCGCCCGCACCCTGCTCGCCGAAACGGCGCAGGCCCTCCGTGCACTCCCCGCGCACCCCCCGACACCCCTGCCCGTCTTTGCGACCAGGACACTGGGCCGCGCCCACGCCCTCGACGACGGCACCCCGCACGCAACCCTCGTTCTGTCCGGCATCCGTGCCCTGACCGGGTGCCCCGACGGCACCGGTGCCGAGTTCAGGCGTGCGGCCTGGGCCTCGGCCGGTGTCCTCAAGGACGCCCTCTCCTCCACCGTCCTCACCCTGAACCTGCGCGGCACTCCAGCCCTCGACCACCTGGCCGAGGAGGGAGAGCCCGCCGTGGTGACCCTGCGCCAACTCACCCTGCGACCACCACGGACAGCGCCCGCCACCGTGTACATCTGCGAGAACCCGGCCGTCCTGGCCACCGCCGCCGACACCTACGGCAGCGCCTGCCCACCTCTGGTCTGCCTCCAGGGCCAGCCGTCCGCCGCCGCCCTCACCCTGCTCGGCCGGCTCCACGACAACGGATCGTCCCTCCACTACCACGGCGACTTCGACTGGGGCGGCCTGCGCATCGCCACCACGCTCCTCGGCCGCGTCCCCTGGCAGCCCTGGCGCTACACCACCGTCCACTACCGCACCGCGGCCGCCAACACGCCCGCGACCGCACCCCTCGACGGCACACCCACCACAGCACCATGGGACCCGGACCTGGCACCCGCCTTGACCGAACTCGGCGTGCGCGTCGAGGAGGAGACAGTCCTGGCCGACCTGCTGGCAGATCTCGCGCCCTGA
- a CDS encoding DUF5954 family protein has product MSDDWKRQLERAAAELLRRDDPVALVREVDALDASTRYPYVWPRGPVFGVAALGPEPDARWRLVSEATDGTPQEARDALNSLLWFQAKDEAGTVAERRELLAAVHLLECERIDELTVLGTRYRIVRGDEYAHCGLTEGPEPPRPTDPEPADRSWRHQPGRGRTLPDIGHPLDALMDDPTASPGVMAEGNRQALRGFTYEGENVPPAMRAESRQAVQDHPELVLLPVGFGVIKRTGTGWSPASRLQPTPHDARCVLHDGLSGIWADMYDLDTATRDAYASAAEHLESTPHLNEVTAQGATYRICRVERMLRTGPDGPEPPRRSDPETTEPMRIRPLLDEHGVIQPEPDSMSTGGGDGLAGERSH; this is encoded by the coding sequence GTGAGTGATGACTGGAAGCGACAACTGGAACGGGCCGCGGCCGAACTCCTGCGCCGGGACGACCCGGTGGCCCTGGTCCGCGAGGTTGACGCACTCGACGCCTCAACCCGCTACCCCTATGTGTGGCCGCGCGGCCCGGTGTTCGGTGTGGCCGCGCTCGGCCCGGAACCCGATGCCCGCTGGCGGCTGGTGTCCGAGGCCACCGACGGCACCCCGCAAGAGGCCCGGGACGCCCTCAACTCGCTGTTGTGGTTCCAGGCGAAGGACGAGGCCGGCACTGTCGCCGAGCGCCGCGAACTCCTCGCGGCCGTACACCTCCTGGAGTGCGAGCGGATCGACGAGCTCACCGTCCTCGGCACCCGCTACCGCATCGTCCGCGGCGACGAGTACGCACACTGCGGCCTGACCGAGGGCCCGGAGCCGCCCCGCCCCACCGACCCCGAACCCGCCGACCGCTCCTGGCGCCACCAGCCCGGCCGCGGCCGGACCCTGCCCGACATCGGCCACCCCCTCGATGCCCTGATGGACGATCCCACGGCGTCTCCCGGCGTCATGGCCGAAGGCAACCGCCAAGCCCTCCGGGGCTTCACCTACGAGGGCGAGAACGTCCCGCCCGCCATGCGTGCCGAATCCCGGCAGGCGGTCCAAGACCACCCTGAACTCGTCCTGCTCCCGGTCGGATTCGGCGTCATCAAGCGCACCGGGACCGGCTGGAGCCCGGCCAGCAGACTCCAGCCGACCCCGCACGACGCTCGCTGCGTCCTCCACGACGGCCTGTCCGGGATCTGGGCCGACATGTACGACCTGGACACCGCGACCCGCGACGCCTACGCAAGCGCCGCCGAACACCTGGAATCCACACCGCACTTGAACGAGGTGACGGCCCAAGGCGCCACCTACCGCATCTGCCGCGTCGAACGCATGCTGCGCACCGGCCCCGACGGCCCCGAGCCGCCCCGCCGCTCCGACCCGGAGACCACCGAGCCGATGCGGATCCGCCCGCTCCTGGACGAACACGGCGTCATCCAGCCCGAGCCCGACAGCATGAGCACGGGCGGCGGCGACGGGCTGGCCGGTGAACGGTCGCACTGA
- a CDS encoding polymorphic toxin-type HINT domain-containing protein: MPSQSLGSVPEQKAEEVGKPLPAPQWPRAAEARVDLSQAAPGEPGTVEPEPSASATGGTDDGESTQVGDVVEIAPVAEGVDTQAQLGSSRPAKDTASPSPSAAERSAGAEPSGSPVAGPSSSPEASASASASAEAAADAVSPDQVDVRVLDREAVAAAGGIGLGLEVTRTDGVDVVGQVQVDIDYSGFKYAYGGDFASRLRLVKLPACALQTPGVEGCTDREFVPVENDTATGTLTATVTAVADTTTEGVSAQLMREAGSTGGSVFALTTGSSSDAGDYRASTLSPTGSWDVSTGSGAFTYNLPIQLPTPPMGSAPPLAMTYNSQSVDGRTSASNNQASWAGMGWDLNVGFIERRYRNCTQDGLPTIGDLCWDSPNSTEEPSGAVYMINLNGVTSELVQDNTGSGAYHVKDDPGWRVQRLFNGHGAGRDGEYWVISSQEGHRYYFGWGRSERTGTATASVFTVPVVGNDAGEPCRDQFPEPCTQAWRFNLDRAVDANEVETMYFYDKEYNHYRSVANTDQARSYVSSGYVKEIQYGWSSQIANGKVPAKVELSHVNRCIERVNENDPLRDAPAACPTFDAKPTSYPDVPIDLMCDGTSADYECAGKTYFPTFFSTDMLWDIKTYVGDQDGTGWDLVQQYQNKYGMPNPDGTIGKTLWLDYVQRKTYGSAGDSDDIVLPVINFNRTDLDNKVGSAELNFPRIQEIHGDLGATTTVSYGFANACDINSLPSQASNTQDCYWQKWTPEGETEAKTGWFKKFLVTKVEVDPTVTTNQDGAPVMTTSYTYEDGAGWRFTNDPLTKDEDETWSDWRGYQEVQVSTGASTGKKTNKYWLYRGLDGDRTSKTDTSATKTVTVNDGDGNNYSDHSWLAGKALSTSLRDDTGASHERTYHSYWSHNTAQYDGLTDARFVRESKTTTKTLVKGGTWREHVVENEYDTTEAASTTFGLPMRTDDWGQSSVSDNRCTTYGRAYNTDNYDSTGAQRWTVLPDEVKHYSVGCSSIADSNQDGYATTLYDDATSVSGNKPVDGNPTETRTYTKAGTYRSVWSGYDDAGRVTWTEDGKHNRITTVYSPANTWPLNGIITTTPDPDGALTGQSAMTSTAWASRYWGVPTTVQDANGNSTKVTLDSAGRVVEVWKPTETGTSPSMKFSYSIPTSTNGSGVPDAVDGYPRVASQVLQSGTTYLSSYAYMDGVGRPRETQTPLPDDRNLAGDLVPYRQVAVTRYDSASRATGTSAVFRNQGTAGSGGPASPEFADIPSYNDLVLDWAGRTVVSQLQAYGVPRGEGKVISNYDGDFTSVKPAVGTATDTYTDVYGQVSKVIEYDGGTGFTTSYAYSGKGELKQITDPRGNNTLYGYDWAGQRLTVDDPDAGASATEYDANGQITKTTSNTGTTSSPATTVLDYGYDNLGRKTSVRNGSTELAAWAWDGAGVTNGKGQITSTTSRDTSGNTYTTNVGSFDTRGRALSSTVTIPSAVTSLTGSYTTSLDYDAADHVTTATYPAAGGLAAETVTATYDEYGQPMRLTSSLGNAVYIDGTAYDAYGRLVERNYGAEFGGNGIQAQRSYSYDDSNGTRWLKAIATTTTTNELVSEAQKDTYSYDLAGKLTELREQATGQTAQSQCFRYDDQNRLKKAFTHTTAGICTATPEQTTSNFQGTAPYQTDYTYDRMGNLQSVTDTNSAGTAALRDYLYPGYDDAGTWTTANANQPHGVRKIVNKTGSTTTRTDTLTYFDDGTMKQRVEGGTTTDYTWTKLGQLDTVKTTKTSGSELTRYAYDADGNLLVRTSPQETIASIAGMELRTTDGTTVTATRSYTSGSATVAIRTTEGNTVTNGKLTYLMADTQASTQLAVDASTGASTRRRYTPFGDQRSGTLPTGTDNGFLGAVEDTSTGLSLLGARAYDPNLGRFLSPDPLSAPYVPQNLSAYSYSNNNPINYSDPTGLFCDGCDTNNPDSAWAPDKHNGPGCTTSNCYDTSGNVLYSTSGSGGTAYVGSTSQTGGHGNAGGVHQPKEIRVWHHTTNPTWKVVQSLVLPDFGDWQECGADIGVSVACASTLSDVPFLKFFKLAKLKKADEVAEAVTKCTKCFLAGTGVLMADGTTKDIEDIDPGDKVLATDPETGETGPREVTRLIITEDDKHFNELSIATEGGIEQLIATHEHPIWSPSEDDWVEAGDLKPGMNLLTDDGDTVIVTGNQPYTQHATTYNLTVNDLHTYYVMAGETPVLVHNSNCDPRFSVDSKGNATDLANPGSRVGVPKLEGGTLQEVGGRVWGSGDPSHLVGTRSPAELRGLASRGDAEKLQDFYQSAALAGKGGKTAPARVVLTQEIIDAWR, from the coding sequence GTGCCGTCGCAGTCCCTGGGCTCGGTGCCGGAGCAGAAGGCCGAGGAGGTGGGCAAGCCGCTTCCCGCTCCGCAGTGGCCGCGCGCGGCCGAGGCGAGGGTTGACTTGTCGCAGGCGGCTCCTGGGGAGCCGGGCACGGTGGAGCCCGAGCCGTCTGCATCGGCTACGGGCGGCACGGATGATGGCGAGAGTACGCAGGTCGGCGACGTCGTGGAGATCGCTCCCGTGGCGGAGGGAGTCGACACCCAGGCTCAGTTGGGCTCTTCCAGGCCGGCCAAGGACACCGCGTCGCCCAGCCCGAGCGCCGCCGAGCGGTCTGCCGGTGCCGAGCCGAGCGGAAGTCCGGTGGCCGGGCCGAGTTCCTCGCCCGAGGCCTCGGCATCGGCATCGGCATCGGCCGAGGCTGCCGCGGATGCGGTGTCCCCGGACCAGGTCGACGTGAGAGTCCTGGACCGCGAGGCGGTGGCTGCGGCCGGCGGTATCGGCCTGGGCCTTGAGGTCACCCGGACCGACGGCGTCGACGTGGTCGGCCAGGTGCAGGTCGACATCGACTACTCAGGCTTCAAGTACGCGTACGGCGGTGACTTCGCATCCCGCCTGCGCCTGGTGAAGCTGCCCGCCTGCGCGCTGCAGACCCCCGGCGTGGAGGGCTGTACGGACCGGGAGTTCGTGCCGGTGGAGAACGACACGGCCACGGGCACCCTGACCGCCACGGTGACGGCGGTCGCCGACACGACCACAGAGGGCGTCTCGGCGCAGCTCATGCGCGAGGCGGGCAGCACCGGCGGGAGTGTGTTCGCGCTGACCACCGGCTCCTCATCCGACGCGGGTGACTACCGGGCCTCGACGCTGTCGCCCACCGGTTCGTGGGACGTGTCCACGGGCTCGGGGGCGTTCACGTACAACCTGCCGATCCAGCTGCCGACGCCGCCGATGGGCTCCGCGCCGCCGTTGGCGATGACGTACAACTCGCAGTCCGTGGATGGTCGTACGTCGGCCTCGAACAACCAGGCGTCCTGGGCGGGCATGGGCTGGGACCTCAATGTCGGCTTCATCGAGCGCCGTTACCGCAACTGCACCCAGGACGGCCTGCCGACGATCGGCGACCTGTGCTGGGACTCGCCGAATTCCACCGAGGAGCCGTCCGGCGCGGTCTACATGATCAACCTCAACGGTGTCACCTCGGAGCTGGTCCAGGACAACACCGGCAGCGGCGCGTACCACGTGAAGGACGACCCGGGCTGGCGGGTGCAGCGCCTGTTCAACGGGCACGGCGCGGGCCGCGACGGCGAGTACTGGGTGATCTCCAGCCAGGAGGGCCACCGTTACTACTTCGGCTGGGGCCGCTCCGAGCGCACCGGCACCGCCACCGCCTCCGTCTTCACCGTGCCGGTCGTCGGAAACGACGCGGGCGAGCCGTGCCGCGACCAGTTCCCCGAGCCGTGCACCCAGGCCTGGCGCTTCAACCTCGACCGGGCGGTCGACGCCAACGAGGTCGAGACGATGTACTTCTACGACAAGGAGTACAACCACTACCGCTCGGTCGCGAACACCGACCAGGCGCGCTCGTACGTCTCCTCCGGCTATGTGAAGGAGATCCAGTACGGCTGGTCCTCACAGATCGCCAACGGAAAGGTCCCGGCGAAGGTCGAACTGAGCCACGTCAACCGGTGTATCGAGCGCGTCAACGAGAACGACCCGCTGCGCGATGCGCCCGCGGCCTGCCCGACCTTCGACGCCAAGCCGACCTCGTATCCGGACGTGCCGATCGACCTGATGTGTGACGGCACGTCGGCGGACTACGAATGCGCGGGCAAGACGTATTTCCCCACGTTCTTCTCCACGGACATGCTGTGGGACATCAAGACGTACGTCGGCGACCAGGACGGCACCGGCTGGGACCTGGTGCAGCAGTACCAGAACAAGTACGGCATGCCCAACCCGGACGGGACGATCGGCAAGACACTGTGGCTGGACTACGTGCAGCGCAAGACCTACGGCAGCGCAGGTGACAGTGACGACATCGTCCTGCCGGTGATCAACTTCAACCGGACCGACCTGGACAACAAGGTCGGCTCCGCCGAGCTCAACTTCCCCCGCATCCAGGAAATCCACGGCGACCTGGGCGCCACCACCACCGTCTCCTACGGCTTCGCCAACGCCTGCGACATCAACAGCCTGCCCAGTCAGGCGTCGAACACCCAGGACTGCTACTGGCAGAAGTGGACTCCGGAAGGGGAGACCGAAGCCAAGACCGGCTGGTTCAAGAAGTTCCTGGTCACCAAGGTCGAGGTCGACCCGACCGTGACCACGAACCAGGACGGCGCACCGGTGATGACCACCTCCTACACCTACGAGGACGGCGCCGGCTGGCGGTTCACCAACGACCCGCTCACCAAGGACGAGGACGAGACCTGGTCGGACTGGCGCGGCTACCAGGAAGTCCAGGTCTCCACCGGCGCGAGCACCGGCAAGAAGACGAACAAGTACTGGCTCTACCGCGGCCTGGACGGCGACCGCACCTCCAAGACGGACACGTCGGCGACGAAGACGGTGACGGTCAACGACGGCGACGGAAACAACTACAGCGACCACTCCTGGCTGGCAGGCAAGGCGCTGTCGACCTCGCTGCGCGACGACACCGGCGCCTCCCACGAGCGCACCTATCACTCGTACTGGTCCCACAACACCGCCCAGTACGACGGCCTGACCGACGCCCGCTTCGTCCGTGAGTCCAAGACCACCACGAAAACCCTGGTCAAGGGCGGCACCTGGCGCGAACACGTGGTGGAGAACGAGTACGACACCACCGAGGCGGCGTCCACCACGTTCGGCCTGCCCATGCGCACCGACGACTGGGGTCAGAGCAGCGTCTCCGACAACCGCTGCACCACCTACGGCCGCGCCTACAACACCGACAACTACGACTCCACCGGCGCGCAGCGCTGGACCGTGCTGCCCGATGAGGTCAAGCACTACTCGGTCGGCTGCTCCAGCATCGCCGACAGCAACCAGGACGGCTACGCCACCACGCTGTACGACGATGCCACCAGCGTGAGCGGCAACAAGCCCGTCGACGGCAACCCGACCGAGACACGCACCTACACCAAGGCCGGAACCTACCGGTCGGTGTGGTCGGGATACGACGACGCCGGCCGCGTGACCTGGACCGAGGACGGCAAGCACAACCGCATCACCACCGTCTACAGCCCGGCCAACACCTGGCCGCTGAACGGCATCATCACCACCACGCCTGACCCGGACGGAGCCCTGACCGGCCAGAGCGCGATGACCTCCACGGCATGGGCCTCCCGCTACTGGGGCGTCCCCACCACGGTCCAGGACGCCAACGGCAACTCCACCAAGGTGACTCTGGATTCCGCGGGCCGCGTGGTGGAGGTGTGGAAGCCCACCGAGACCGGCACCTCGCCGTCGATGAAGTTCAGCTACAGCATTCCCACGTCGACCAACGGTTCCGGGGTTCCGGACGCGGTCGACGGCTATCCGCGCGTGGCATCCCAGGTGCTGCAGTCAGGCACCACATACCTGTCCTCGTACGCCTATATGGACGGCGTCGGCCGCCCCAGGGAGACGCAGACGCCGTTGCCGGACGATCGCAACCTGGCCGGCGACCTCGTTCCGTACCGTCAGGTGGCGGTCACCCGCTACGACTCCGCCAGTCGGGCCACCGGCACCTCGGCGGTCTTCCGCAACCAGGGCACCGCGGGCTCCGGCGGACCCGCCAGCCCTGAGTTCGCGGACATCCCCTCCTACAACGACCTGGTGCTGGACTGGGCTGGCCGCACCGTCGTCTCCCAGCTCCAGGCCTACGGCGTGCCGCGAGGCGAGGGCAAGGTCATCAGCAACTACGACGGCGACTTCACCAGCGTCAAGCCCGCCGTGGGCACCGCCACAGACACCTACACCGATGTCTACGGCCAGGTGTCCAAGGTCATCGAGTACGACGGCGGCACCGGCTTCACCACGTCCTACGCCTACAGTGGGAAGGGCGAACTGAAGCAGATCACCGACCCGCGGGGCAACAACACCCTCTACGGCTACGACTGGGCCGGCCAGCGCCTCACAGTCGATGACCCGGACGCGGGAGCCTCAGCGACCGAGTACGACGCCAACGGCCAGATCACCAAGACGACCAGCAACACCGGGACGACCAGCAGCCCCGCGACGACCGTCCTGGACTACGGGTACGACAACCTGGGCCGCAAGACGTCCGTCCGCAACGGCTCGACCGAACTCGCCGCCTGGGCCTGGGACGGCGCGGGCGTCACGAACGGCAAGGGCCAGATCACCTCGACCACCAGCCGCGACACGAGCGGTAACACCTACACCACCAACGTCGGATCCTTCGACACACGCGGTCGCGCACTCAGCAGCACAGTGACCATTCCGTCCGCCGTCACCTCACTCACGGGCAGCTACACGACCTCACTCGATTACGACGCCGCCGACCACGTCACCACGGCGACCTACCCCGCAGCGGGCGGACTCGCCGCGGAGACAGTGACCGCCACGTACGACGAATACGGTCAGCCCATGCGTCTGACCAGCAGCCTGGGCAACGCGGTCTACATCGACGGCACTGCCTACGACGCCTACGGACGCCTGGTGGAGCGCAACTACGGCGCCGAGTTCGGCGGCAACGGCATCCAGGCACAGCGCAGCTACAGCTACGACGACAGCAACGGCACCCGGTGGCTGAAGGCCATCGCCACGACCACCACGACCAACGAACTGGTCAGCGAAGCCCAGAAGGACACCTACAGCTACGACCTGGCCGGCAAGCTCACCGAACTGCGCGAACAGGCCACCGGCCAGACCGCCCAGTCCCAGTGCTTCCGCTACGACGACCAGAACCGCCTGAAGAAGGCGTTCACCCACACCACGGCGGGTATCTGCACCGCCACCCCCGAACAAACGACGTCAAACTTCCAGGGCACGGCCCCCTACCAGACCGACTACACCTACGACCGGATGGGCAACCTCCAGTCGGTCACCGACACCAACTCCGCCGGCACCGCCGCCCTGCGCGACTACCTCTACCCCGGATACGACGACGCCGGCACCTGGACCACGGCCAACGCCAACCAGCCCCACGGCGTCCGCAAGATCGTCAACAAGACAGGCAGCACCACCACCCGCACGGACACCCTCACCTACTTCGACGACGGCACAATGAAGCAGCGCGTCGAAGGCGGCACCACCACCGACTACACCTGGACCAAACTCGGCCAGCTCGACACAGTCAAAACCACCAAAACCAGCGGCAGCGAACTCACCCGCTACGCCTACGACGCCGACGGCAACCTCCTGGTCCGCACCAGCCCCCAGGAGACCATCGCCTCCATCGCCGGCATGGAACTGCGCACCACCGACGGCACGACGGTGACGGCGACCCGCTCGTACACAAGCGGATCCGCAACGGTGGCCATACGCACGACCGAGGGCAACACCGTCACCAACGGCAAGCTCACCTACCTGATGGCCGACACCCAGGCCTCCACACAGCTTGCCGTCGACGCCTCCACGGGCGCCTCAACCCGCCGCCGCTACACGCCATTCGGCGACCAACGCAGCGGCACCCTGCCCACCGGCACCGACAACGGCTTCCTCGGGGCGGTGGAGGACACCAGCACCGGCCTCTCCCTGCTCGGCGCCCGGGCCTACGACCCCAACCTCGGACGCTTCCTCAGCCCCGACCCGCTCAGTGCACCGTATGTGCCACAGAACCTTTCCGCGTACAGCTACAGCAACAACAACCCCATCAACTACAGCGACCCCACCGGGCTGTTCTGCGACGGCTGCGATACGAACAACCCCGACAGCGCCTGGGCGCCGGACAAGCACAACGGCCCCGGCTGCACCACCTCGAACTGCTACGACACGAGCGGAAATGTCCTCTACTCAACCAGCGGAAGCGGTGGGACCGCCTACGTTGGCAGCACGAGTCAAACCGGGGGGCACGGCAACGCAGGTGGTGTCCACCAGCCGAAGGAAATACGCGTCTGGCACCACACCACGAACCCGACCTGGAAGGTGGTCCAGTCCCTGGTATTGCCGGATTTCGGAGACTGGCAGGAATGTGGGGCAGACATCGGCGTCAGCGTCGCCTGCGCCTCGACACTCAGCGACGTGCCATTCCTCAAATTCTTCAAACTCGCCAAACTGAAGAAAGCCGATGAAGTAGCAGAAGCAGTCACCAAGTGCACGAAGTGCTTCCTGGCTGGAACCGGCGTCCTCATGGCCGACGGCACCACCAAGGACATCGAGGACATCGATCCCGGCGACAAGGTCCTCGCCACCGACCCGGAAACCGGCGAAACCGGCCCTCGGGAAGTCACCCGCCTCATCATCACCGAGGACGACAAACACTTCAACGAGCTCTCCATCGCCACCGAAGGCGGCATCGAGCAGCTGATAGCAACACACGAGCACCCCATCTGGTCACCATCCGAAGACGACTGGGTCGAGGCCGGAGACCTCAAGCCGGGCATGAACCTCCTCACCGACGACGGCGACACGGTCATCGTCACCGGCAACCAGCCCTACACACAGCACGCCACCACCTACAACCTCACCGTCAACGACCTCCACACGTACTATGTGATGGCGGGCGAGACGCCGGTACTCGTTCACAACAGCAACTGTGATCCTCGCTTCTCGGTCGACTCCAAGGGGAACGCCACCGATCTCGCCAATCCGGGCAGCAGGGTCGGCGTTCCGAAACTTGAAGGTGGCACCCTGCAAGAAGTGGGCGGGCGCGTCTGGGGTTCCGGAGATCCCTCTCACCTCGTCGGAACACGCTCTCCGGCTGAATTGCGAGGGTTGGCAAGCAGGGGTGACGCGGAGAAATTGCAGGACTTCTACCAGAGTGCAGCGCTCGCAGGAAAGGGCGGAAAGACTGCACCGGCGCGCGTGGTGCTAACTCAGGAGATCATCGATGCTTGGAGATAG